DNA from Lates calcarifer isolate ASB-BC8 linkage group LG14, TLL_Latcal_v3, whole genome shotgun sequence:
CAGTGACTATGCAGTTGGAGCTGTGGTAAAGTGAGTGCATGACTTACTTTTAACTCATGAAGTccccaagaaaataaaaataaattaatttttttaattttcttaaaaGGAGAAATGCCTCTGGGCTCTTATGGGTTAATGCATCAattataataatgtaaatatagAATACATGAAAGTATAACAGTCATAGGGGCCCAAACCTTTGCACATGCCacaatattttcatgtctggtTACTATAGACTTTGTATTTACCTCTTCTCGCTTCAAATATGAACCATAACCAAATTTCCCAGAGATTTTGCATACAGCTATAGCACCTAAATGGTTCTGttgtactgctgctgtttgtttagcGGACATAACATCACAAACCACAGTGGGTGAAGTAAACATTGACTCTTTATTGCTCAAGCAGAGTTTAGCAACAGGGAGAAtatcagttttttgtttttttttccaggagcACTGGTTTGATAATTAAGATACACTGATGCTGTTTGACATGATTTTGTAAGTCGTTCTCAGTCTAGACTGTTCTCATCTCTGGTTCCCCAATGGTGGAACCAGCTCACAAATACTATCAGAGAGGAGCATCCCTCTTTATTTTCAAGAATCTCTTGAAGACTCCtaacacctctaacaccctAACAAGCCGAACTAGCTCTTACTGTGACCTTCTTTAATTGATCTACAGATTTAGTCCTTACTTAAAggtctcctactgcactgaagctttagtgttgtccctcTTTTGTAAGTAATTTTGGATCAATATTTGTAGATGTAAATATAGATGTATAGTCTGAGTTGTTGTTGTCTTATTTACATAGTTTTGACTTTTAAGAGTAGATTCACGGCATGTATTCCCACAAATATGCAGCagaatgatttacaagaaagGTTAGTTGAGGTTGAGTACATCACAGGGTGTACTTTTAGACCTTGATCTGTACACACAACCACCATGCCAAACTCACACATCAGATTTCTTGCCATCGAATTCACAGGACAGCAGGATGAGAATAGAAATGAATGTTTTCCTGCCATCCTTCACTGTAGATCCACCACTGAGAGACGAGTAGTAAATCTCTTTCATCACCCACTGGTTAAATGCTCCTACCGCTCACTAACCTTTAACATGATCCTGAGTGTAACGTTGTCTGGTGTCTGGCTTTACACACTACTGTTGGATCTGTGCCAACTAACTGCCATTCATATAGCAAAGAGTATGAATCATACAAGACCGTTAGCAGgatttgtttgttctgtctAGTGTCTGTAACTTCATCATATGTCAAAACGACGCAGAGACTACATATTAGGTACATTTACAGGATTGAGCTCAAGGGAGTGTTTGAAGGTTTCACTTCAGCCTGGACCTCAAGGGGAACAGTGTAATTTTCTCATAATGAACCTCAGTCAGTTTGAGAAGGTAGCCATGACAGTCTGTCCGTCCATTGCAATATCTCAGGATTGTCTTCCATCCGTCCGTCCATCCGTCCAACACAAGAGATGTGTTACATGTGAtccatttagtctgttttgCATCCCTCATAATTTATAATTTTTCTAAAAGGAGAAATGGCTCTTATGGGTTAATGCATCAGTTATAATAATCTAAATATAGAATACATGAAAGTATAACAGTCATAGGGGCCCAAACCTTTGCACATGCCACAATATTTTAATGTCTGGTTGCTACAGACTGTATTTACCTCTTCTCGCTTCAAATATGAACCAAAATATGTAACTTTCCCAGAGATTTTGCATACAGCTATAGCACCTAAATGGTTCTGttgtactgctgctgtttgtttagcGGACATAACATCACAAACCACAGTGGGTGAAGTAAACATTGACTCTTTATTGCTCAAGCAGAGTTTAGCAACAGGGAGaatatcagtttttttttttttttttccaggagcACTGGTTTGATAATTAAGATACACTGATGCTGTTTGACAATATTTTGTAAGTCGTTCTCAGTCTAGACTGTTCTCATCTCTGGTTCCCCAATGGTGGAACCCGCTCACAAATACTATCAGAGAGGAGCATCCCTCTTTATTTTCAAGAATCTCTTGAAGACTCCtaacacctctaacaccctAACAAGCCGAACTAGCTCTTACTGTGACCTTCTTTAATTGATCTACAGATTTAGTCCTTACTTAAAggtctcctactgcactgaagctttagtgttgtccctcTTTTGTAAGTAATTTTGGATCAATATTTGTAGATGTAAATATAGATGTATAGTCTGAGTTGTTGTTGTCTTATTTACATAGTTTTGACTTTTAAGAGTAGATTCACGGCATGTATTCCCACAAATATGCAGCagaatgatttacaagaaagGTTAGTTGAGGTTGAGTACATCACAGGGTGTACTTTTAGACCTTGATCTGTACACACAACCACCATGCCAAACTCACACATCAGATTTCTTGCCATCGAATTCACAGGACAGCAGGATGAGAATAGAAATGAATGTTTTCCTGCCATCCTTCACTGTAGATCCACCACTGAGAGACGAGTAGTAAATCTCTTTCATCACCCACTGGTTAAATGCTCCTACCGCTCACTAACCTTTAACATGATCCTGAGTGTAACGTTGTCTGGTGTCTGGCTTTACACACTACTGTTGGATCTGTGCCAACTAACTGCCATTCATATAGCAAAGAGTATGAATCATACAAGACCGTTAGCAGgatttgtttgttctgtctAGTGTCTGTAACTTCATCATATGTCAAAACGACGCAGAGACTACATATTAGGTACATTTACAGGATTGAGCTCAAGGGAGTGTTTGAAGGTTTCACTTCAGCCTGGACCTCAAGGGGAACAGTGTAATTTTCTCATAATGAACCTCAGTCAGTTTGAGAAGGTAGCCATGACAGTCTGTCCGTCCATTGCAATATCTCAGGATTgtcttccatccatccattttcttccactgGGGATGGATCGTGGTGTTGAAGCAGCAtattccagacatccctctcTCAGAAACATGTTCCAGTTCCTCCTGGGGGACTCCTTTATGATTAGAATTTGGTTATTGCCATTATTCAAtgccataactcaggaacagaagagGAGATTGTGATTCTGATTCTTCACTGATTCTGTTGCCTCTGACTCAGCTAAAAGGGAAACGGTTGTGTAAGTTTGCCAGTTTCAGCTACTTGTTAGTCCTGTTCCACTTGATACTGTATGTGCTAGctttatgtttgtgttggtATTCTTACCATCCCCATGGTCCCCATGGATCCTGATCTGTCTCTGACCCAGCCCACCATCAGTCTCATTgttctcagtttttttgtttctggtccaggtccaggtaTTGCCCTGCCCCACAGGCCTGACAGGTCATTGTTATAATTACATCTCAGTCATCTGGGACTGGACAAGGCTCTTGATTCTGCATCAGGTCCGGATGTCTCTCTTCACCAGGATTTTCATTTCTCTAATTTTGCTGCTCTTTAGTGGTAAAGAGTCCAGATCAGGATCAGGCTTCTTGCACATTTTAACACACTTTCCACCTGCCCTAAAATGAGctaaatcatttttcttttctttctttgacatCTCTGTCTATTATGTTGTCCAACACAGCCAATTAGTTGCTATCTGACCTTGTGGAAGTGTGAGGTGCCTGAGGACAAATTTAAtccacctgtttgttttttacattttgtcgtATCCTCTACCTTTTctaactgtttttttaatgacccAAGGACCACCATTCTCACCAAGAAGCAACCTGAGGTGTTGAGATTAGATTCTAATACACCAGTCCATGGTGGTACTGGCGAGCTAACTAACATTAACTCACAGCAGTAGTGGTTTAACAGTGGCTAAAGTCCACCCTTCAGACACTGTTACTTTTCACTGAACCCTATAAAAAGCTTCTTTATTGGCATAATCAAGTAGTAACACTTTTAAGATCCTGGTCGGTGAACCAGTATTTTCAGGTATGACTCTGTAGGTTATACAACACAAAGCACATGATACCAGGGACAGACCGGATCCTGGCAGTCACTTTGGCTTTTCTGATTATGAAACTGCATAATTGAATGTATGGTCATGGACCCCCAGGGGGCCACGGACCACTGGTTGAAAATCCCTGCCCCATTTAATCAAGACTGAAATTGTCATTAGctggaaacatattttttcattcacCATGTTTATCACAAGTTATTGTTAACACAGCCCTCATATGCAACTTTCCCTACAGAGTCTGATTTACTGTGACTTCACTCATTTTGGTCATTACAACGTATAAACACATTACACTTCTAATCACTTatcagagggacagagacactCAGCTCTGTCGTATGGTAATGTGAACTACTTTACAACTACTCCTTACACAGTCAGTGAGTGCTATTGTTCAGCCTCTCAATGCTATTGGATAGTGAAAGTATAGATAGGTCTGGCTATCTGGCCAGGAACTCAGTCAGCCTGCAAACTTACCCTCAAGCTCATCACTTTGTTTTACTGGGCTGGATATATGTTAAGATTCAAGTAAGTCAAATTTCTTTCTTGTGATTATTTCAGTTTCTAGAACAAGTAGATATTTAGTTTCTGAGGAAAACATTCGTCAAATTAGATTTTAACctggtttctctgtgtgtcagttcTACATATCTGGGTTAGTATTTACAACCTGTGCACCTTACACCATTACAGGGGGACAttgcactgcaaaaaataaaaaaaaataaaaataaaaaatacaaagagaaatATCAGGTTTTCTCTGTTAAGATTTTGAGTTTAGACTAGAatcagtattttcatttaactaATCCttggctttttttctgtttacccAAATTTCTGGTTGTTGCATTGGGCCAAAACTGGTCCTGAATATTTTGGGGGATGGTTGTTGCATTGATCAGGAACAGGTGAGAACATTCTTTAATGTGATGTTCTAAGTCAGTAATTATTCCTCAAGAGATGCTTCTAGCAACTGGTCCAACCTGTTTCTTTGTGTCACAGACTACAGTGAATTAGTTTGCCAAACCAAAGTCACTATTTTAACCTTTAAGGATGTTGTGTCGTCACCTTGTTTTGagtcctttttcctcttttcttctttcccttgCTTCCCCTTTGGTCAATGATGATTCTGGGGAGAGGTTCGGACTCTGGGACCCAGTCCCTGATAGATCAGGAAAACCTGAGGTTAGGCAGCCTGGAAGAGGATCCAAACTTTTGTGTATACAGCTTTAGGTGTTAAAAACGCCAAGACGCAGTATCTGTTTGTTCCCAGAAGGTTACATATACATATGGATATCAGTGTCGAGTGACAGATCCCCTGGGTAGTCAGGACCGGCTCTGCCAGAAATTTGCTCTATAGAATGTGACCCTCCAAGGCCTAGATTACCAGCAATTATCTTCACATGTTACAGATATGTTGCTCATGCTTCAGGCATGGGTGTTAATAACTTGTCATGTGTATCTGCACATCAGTGGCAAATGGTTTACATGACTCATTGGTCAGAGTCTGGCCTCATTGCATAATTTTGCTCAGGGCCTCAGGGTTGTCAGGACCTGTTCTGCGAGAACAGGTCATACTGTTGAGACTTCAGTGGTAAACAGGAAACACCAATCCATGGTGGTGCAGTAAACAGGTAAAGGTTGGCAACCGGTGCAAACAGAGCACAGGTAGGTCAGATCAGCTttacttgatgtttttttttgtttcaggaCACAGACTGGTATACATAAAATCTCTGATGTGTTATCAGTTATCAATACTCCTCAAGCTCTCAACAGGTGTGTTATTACAGTTTGAGCTTAACCAGTTTAAATATTAAAGTTTACCTACAGACAGATTCACgtgctttgtgtttgtcatgtgtATCAAAACAAGATGCTGAGAGCAGAGATTCActtttagaaatgaaattaagagtaaaataagttttaaataCTGAATCCTGCTGATATGTGTGAGtcagacatgtttgttttatagCTGCTactggtttttctttctttttttttctttaatacttagtactgtttttgttccttttctttgaGTACATACATATACTGAAGGAATTAGTGGATGGACCTGAAGGGGAGGGAAGGACATTTAATATGTGGGCTGATCTGGGATCTgtgtgataatatttttgtacattgttgTATTATTCCACAGTGTATACAGGTCCTTAACTCTTTAATCAgattttgtacttttacttatgtttGAGGGTCATCTCAACCTACTACTGATCTTTTACTTTACACTTGCACATATTTCTTggaaaaatactgattaaaatGCAGATTAAGATTTAAGTCCGACACCTGCAGATGCACTGTATTCAGCTCGTGGACTGTGATGTTACAAAACcaatgaagacatttttaaaaagctcgtaaaaattttaaaagacacatatgagaaacaaaaatatattaacaaATGAAATAAGACTGTTAAatagacattaaaaaaataaccttATTTAGTCCAATTTTAACCTGTTTTAAATCACTGTcgtttttcttcctttttacaTTTGTCCTTGTAAAGCTCTGTTCACTAATATTAGTGATCCACTAATATTCAGCACATATTAGAATAAAGTGACTACAAAGAGTCACTCAGGCATCAGGCGtggttttctcagctgctgtcaATGTTTAAATACCACATCACTGATTGTCAAACCGCCACAACCgctatgtttacatttttccatttttttttaacagggcGATTGTTCTTTCATCTAACTTGCATATTGTGCTTCAACACTCCCGAGGCAGAGGTGACATAAACCTGTTTTAGTTTACTTGTGAATATTGTCTGTGATTGTAAatttaatatctttgggttttcgCTCAGTTTATCAGACAAGAACAACAGATTTTAATCAATAAACCAATCAATTTCTATATAACTTGGATTTAGACAGTGTACaccaaaacaaccacaaataaataactaaactaaattttaaaataaatacaaaaactaaCAGGTAAGCAGTGTAGGCAatgttttatctctgtcttGTCTTCGTCAGCACTCGTACAGCAGATTTTTAATTAACTCaattaattaaatgattaattgtatTCTTTTTTAGATCAGAAAACAGAGCTTTACAACAGTCCAACCTGCCGGTCATAAAAGTGTtcatctttgtctgtgtgtgggaaTTGCAATTTATCTTCCATTTTATTGACTAAATGACtaatcagtcagtcaagtcACAACAACAAGACTTAAGTTGTTCttataaatgattattattagAGTATTAGAAATCGATTAATTGCAGCTTATAAAGGCAAAATAAATGGTTCCTGAccagtttgttttcatctctgtttcatattctttctttctcccctcttGTTAACAAGCATGCGTCATGTAtaaatggatgtgtgtgttgtgttgctgtgtattgttacacagtatgtgtgtgtttacaggttgATGATGGTTTGTGTTTTGGTTCCTCTCCTCTTGCCCGTCCTCCTGACTGAGACATCTGCCTTCCTGTTCATCAGAGGTAAGAACTGAACAGCCTCAGTTTTCAGTCAAAAGTAGGGAAATCTcgatcatgtttttttctctcttatcagCCCCAGTACAATCcgatatttgtttgtttttatattacaaCTGTGCAGCGTACCACAGTGACATGTCATTGACATACAGtaaaatttgacatttaaatcagCAGCACAGCTGAATAGCTCCATTATAAGAAAATAGAAGCTGTATTTCATGGGGTTTTATTGGATGCTTTTACTGTaagattttgtttattttgtataacATCAGAAGAGTGTCAGTGTGGAGTCTGTTGATCTTTACTGCAAACAAAATACCAACAGTAGCCCCTGAGAGTAAGGTTTATCCACGAAACATCACTGaaagtgacacaaaatgaccataatgacacaacaaaacacacaaaacaaccacaaagattCAAAACGTACATCAAAGAGATGACAGATAACAACAGAGAGgagcaaaacaaccacaaagattCAAAACGTACATCAAAGAGATGACAGATAACAACAGGGAGGAGCAAAACAactgcaaagagacacaaaacaaccagaaggtgatacaaaatgaccacaatgactcgtaaaaaataacaaagacacacaaaaagaaaactacatGGAGATGCTAAATGaatacaaagagatgcaaaacaaccaaaaaagaCTACAGGGGCTCTTCATGTGTTTTATAATTGAATAATGTGTCAGCAGAGGTTGGACCACCCCCTGTGTGCCCAACTCAGTGGCTCCAGTTTGGGATGAGATGCTTCAGTTTCTACCCAGTGTGGAGCTCCTGGAGCATGGctaatgtaaacagaaaataaaacacattttaattcataATGTATAAGATTTGAATATGTATTGTATGGCTTCAATgtggtttaatgtgtgtgtgtgtgttagacttTGTGCTCTCAGGTAGTAGGCAGTAACCTTGTGACTGTTCACACACCAGAGGAGAGGGAGTTTATTCGTCAGCTAGCAAACACAAGCTATCCAGTCTGGTTGGGTGGATACCAGGAAGCACAGGTAATGAGATTTAGTTCCTGTACTTATTTGAAGACATTAATGTAACACCTCCTGCCCTATCACCccattctctgtgtttttgtctttctctttgaaGAATCACTCATGGCGTTGGATCGACAGCTCCCCCTACAGGATCAGTGACTGGACCATTAAGACGGGAGACGAAGACTGAAAAGCCTGGAGTTTGCATGAAAATGGATCCaagtaatttaaaaagaatTCATGTCTAATTTTAGTTATTATAGTCATTACATGGGTTATTATAGATGGGTTATAAGACAAAAACTAGGTGTGACATCTAATTTACAACTGGCATTAAATACAATCTGTCTCtggatttattgatttatttttgttttatttaacattgtCGGCACACAAACAGTTATTTCTCATTATTACAGATTACATTAGTAATCTGTAATAATGAGAATATATGgaataaatgtcaaaatttttaaaaaagtttttgatctaaaataatcaacaataacacaaataaaacataaaaatgcaaatgaaacaaactgccataaatatacaacaaacatttgtgtgtgtttgtgttcaggtgGAGATCTGTACAGAGCCCCCTGTGAAGAGCTCCTGTTCTACGTCTGCTCCATCAATTCCAGGTAAAtccaaaacatgaaaaaaaaacatcagataaaCCTAATCCtataaatacaattttaaaaaacaattgttcaacattttgagaaactgtatcacttgctttcttgccaagaattACAGTGAATTATAGTGAATATAAAGTATACACGACATCTGATATCAAAGTGATATCTCATCTGTTGATGTTGTATTTGGTCAGAACAACTAGtcctttgtgtttcctgttcaaCTGTTTCTGTTGTAGCCCAGAGATAATAAAGTGCTATCTGCACACTCATCAGCACCTCCAGTGAATCATTCAAAATTCAAAtgtatgaaatgaaatgtaggattttacattttgtgttctGATGACCGATCATGTGacctccatccctctgtcttAATACTGAACCAGTTCACAactctttcttgtttttatctgcTCATTAATTTGTTCTTATATAATCCTGTCGTTAAGTGATTGTTTGTAATCACCTTTGTTTATCTGCAGCTCCCCTGGCATTCCCAGGGAGGAGGACACCTGATGGAGGTGAGAATTTAATGGTTGGTGTTTTTTAATTAGCACCAAAGAACtggacaaattgaaattttgatcctgtgatgatgtgaagagTCTGTTTGAATTCAATCCATCCAGTTGTTTCCGTCTCTCTCAGGCCTCAAACAtggtttcagtttgtttgatgttgtgtGGTATCTGAGCAACAACGTGGAGGAAGTGATTCTCCGCTCGTCCTCCTTCTTCATTGAGCTGAAGAACGGTCGCCCAACGGAGCTCTGCTACACCAGCGTCACCGAGCATGAGGCGCTCTATCTGGACAAAGTTGTCATCACACTGGAGGTCAGAGTCACTTTTAGATTTTGTCCAGTCTCTGtcttactttctttcttttttattttttctttctttgtttctgttttgtttatttcttttttcttctgagcagcaacaagagagaaagagagagaaacaagtaaacaaaaaacaagttctcagtcatccagcaTGAGTCAGTTCAGTTCGGTGTGGTTCTCGTTCAGAACCTGAAgcttttggatgagaggtgaacATCtaacaacatcaaacaaacctaaaagaagtcaGTCTCCATGACTGGatgaacctacacagacatataGACTTTTTcttgaatagtttttatttatcgAATCAACTTCATATGAAGTCCTGTATATTAGCTGAACTTTAAGGGGTTGGAGTTAAAAACCGCCTTCCTTTTCTCATCTACACTTTGGTAGCTCAACAGTAAGAGGACACTGTTAAAAGAGATAGTCATAAAAAGTTTGATTGTGTCATGAGAAAGCTTTTATTATTAGTCGTCCCTCTTTTGAGGCTCCCATCTGCTGAATTTCCTTCTGTATAATCAAACAAATCTGGGCTCTGGTCTGACTGATTTGATGTTTGCTCTGTGCTGCAAATGTGATTTTGTCCCGAAGACTAAGCTGAACTGGTGAGACTGGTTGGTGATATTAGcatgttgttttcttgctgcAGGTCCTAAATTCTCGTCTACAGGAAGCCGATGATTCAGTGAAGTCACTGCTGCAGGACACATTGCAACACTACAAAAACATAACTGGCAGAACCAAGGTGAGACGAATAATACTCTCCACTCTACTACTCAGTGAACACAGAGCATGTTTTAGCAATAGCGAAATAGCTTTATTTACGTATTGTGCAGAAATAAGTGTGgctcactgtttgttttaaagacaTCACCACCAGGAAACGTGGAATGATGGAATGACTGCTGCTAGTGTTAGCCTTATCAACATGGCCACCGCTccctgtcagcctggctactgtcccaaagcaacaacaacataagAATCCCAGTTTGAACCAGAAACCCTGAAACCGTCAGTGCTGTGATAAAGACAGGGTAAAACAGCGTGTTGAATTAATAAGTAGGCAGGTTCTGTTACTGGTCTAGTAGAAATAAAGTCCCAGAGCTCTCTCCATGGTCTCACTGACCACAGGGGCTATCGAGACAAATCCCAGTGGATTGATGGACTGTCTAGGTCTGAATTTCTGACCCAGTCTGACCGTGGCTCTTTTCATCTCCACTACCTAGAGAAAGCTACCAATAGCTCCtggtgaaaacaaaagcactgtCCTCTGTTCTGGTTTGCGTACACTTCTTTTGTGTTGTAAATTTAATAAATTCATTATTCTCCTCTTCCAGACCTCCAGACCCTCTGGACCCACCCCAGGGTGGCTTCGTGACTCCCTTCAGTCTTTCCATTCAGTGGTTCTGGAGGATCCAATCTATTGGCTGGTGGCTCTGTGGGCCCGGGCCTCCCTCCACAGCTTGGCCAGAGAGCACCTGGTGCCTACGTCTGTTAACAATACCTTCTACCAAGAGTGGAGAGAGGACAGTCAGAAGGATGTCGAGTGGACCCAAAGGTACGTTAACTGTCACATACCATACCTACCACCAAATACATTTAATCAAGTACAAAATGGACGTATTAGTACTCTTCATACTTCTACTCCAATACATTTTGTTAGAGAGTAGAATAATTAATAGTAGAGAAGTTATGGGATC
Protein-coding regions in this window:
- the LOC127143276 gene encoding uncharacterized protein LOC127143276; translated protein: MNLSQFEKVEICTEPPVKSSCSTSAPSIPAPLAFPGRRTPDGGLKHGFSLFDVVWYLSNNVEEVILRSSSFFIELKNGRPTELCYTSVTEHEALYLDKVVITLEVLNSRLQEADDSVKSLLQDTLQHYKNITGRTKTSRPSGPTPGWLRDSLQSFHSVVLEDPIYWLVALWARASLHSLAREHLVPTSVNNTFYQEWREDSQKDVEWTQRFKNVLEKHQNKMHVQDAIKIFREHMMNQKRFYMAVDCNPLNG